The Henckelia pumila isolate YLH828 unplaced genomic scaffold, ASM3356847v2 CTG_461:::fragment_3, whole genome shotgun sequence genome window below encodes:
- the LOC140871691 gene encoding uncharacterized protein isoform X1, producing MGFNHFGVIQRFLIFVGMRRSRKLEGGNSVMVCLFRAYSTLAGCFIKKTPCFGYISPSQKTFFPYSGFRTRKLELLLTAVRVQSYTTKEAGEGNSRKRKVVRKPRMKDDKEAFFVVRKGDLVGVYKSLSDCQAQVGTSICDPPVSVYKGHSMPKDTEKYLLSCGLKNALYSIRASDLTQDLFGTLVQCAPQLSSSRGETSSDPGTKKRPQEALWSDYGEVAGSTLTSNDALQKHFKLDSNGGDQNQSVCQSCTLEFDGASKGNPGQAGAGAVLRSDDGSLICRLREGLGVATNNSAEYRAFILGMKYALGKGFTSVKVRGDSKLVCMQVKGLWKVKNQSISCLFEEAKKLKDRFLSFQIIHVLRDLNSEADAQANLAVELAEGQIQEEIDK from the exons ATGGGTTTTAATCATTTCGGAGTTATCCAACGGTTTCTTATTTTTGTTGGAATGAG aaGATCTAGGAAGTTGGAGGGAGGGAACTCTGTGATGGTCTGTTTGTTTCGTGCATACTCGACCTTAGCTGGCTGTTTTATAAAGAAGACCCCATGTTTCGGATATATTTCTCCATCACAGAAAACATTCTTCCCATATTCAGGTTTTAGAACAAGAAAACTGGAATTGCTGTTGACAGCAGTTAGGGTTCAGTCCTATACGACAAAAGAGGCCGGCGAAGGCAATTCTCGTAAGCGAAAAGTTGTTCGTAAACCGCGAATGAAGGACGACAAGGAAGCATTTTTTGTAGTTCGTAAAGGCGATCTTGTGGGCGTCTACAAAAGCCTAAGTGATTGTCAGGCTCAAGTTGGAACTTCC ATATGTGATCCACCTGTTAGTGTGTACAAAGGCCACTCCATGCCCAAGGACACAGAGAAGTATCTTCTCTCTTGTGGGCTTAAAAATGCTCTTTATTCCATCAGAGCTTCTGATCTTACTCAAGATCTTTTTGGCACCCTTGTTCAGTGCGCTCCTCAG CTTTCTTCTTCAAGAGGTGAAACATCTAGTGATCCCGGGACGAAGAAGAGGCCACAAGAAGCTTTATGGTCGGATTATGGG GAGGTTGCAGGTTCAACATTGACCTCAAATGATGCCTTACAAAAGCATTTCAAGTTAGATTCTAATGGAGGCGACCAGAATCAATCCGTTTGT CAATCTTGTACTCTTGAATTTGACGGTGCTTCGAAAGGAAATCCTGGCCAAGCGGGGGCTGGAGCTGTACTGCGGTCGGATGATGGAAGTTTG ATTTGTCGATTGCGTGAAGGCTTAGGTGTAGCCACCAATAATTCTGCAGAATATCGTGCCTTTATATTAGGGATGAAATATGCACTAGGAAAAGGCTTTACAAGTGTTAAAGTCCGAGGGGATTCCAAACTTGTTTGCATGCAG GTCAAGGGTCTATGGAAGGTTAAAAACCAAAGCATCTCCTGCTTGTTTGAAGAAGCAAAGAAATTGAAGGATAGGTTTCTTTCCTTCCAAATCATTCATGTTCTGAGG GACTTGAACTCAGAGGCCGATGCTCAGGCTAACTTGGCTGTTGAACTTGCTG AGGGACAAATTCAAGAGGAGATTGATAAATAG
- the LOC140871691 gene encoding uncharacterized protein isoform X2 yields the protein MVCLFRAYSTLAGCFIKKTPCFGYISPSQKTFFPYSGFRTRKLELLLTAVRVQSYTTKEAGEGNSRKRKVVRKPRMKDDKEAFFVVRKGDLVGVYKSLSDCQAQVGTSICDPPVSVYKGHSMPKDTEKYLLSCGLKNALYSIRASDLTQDLFGTLVQCAPQLSSSRGETSSDPGTKKRPQEALWSDYGEVAGSTLTSNDALQKHFKLDSNGGDQNQSVCQSCTLEFDGASKGNPGQAGAGAVLRSDDGSLICRLREGLGVATNNSAEYRAFILGMKYALGKGFTSVKVRGDSKLVCMQVKGLWKVKNQSISCLFEEAKKLKDRFLSFQIIHVLRDLNSEADAQANLAVELAEGQIQEEIDK from the exons ATGGTCTGTTTGTTTCGTGCATACTCGACCTTAGCTGGCTGTTTTATAAAGAAGACCCCATGTTTCGGATATATTTCTCCATCACAGAAAACATTCTTCCCATATTCAGGTTTTAGAACAAGAAAACTGGAATTGCTGTTGACAGCAGTTAGGGTTCAGTCCTATACGACAAAAGAGGCCGGCGAAGGCAATTCTCGTAAGCGAAAAGTTGTTCGTAAACCGCGAATGAAGGACGACAAGGAAGCATTTTTTGTAGTTCGTAAAGGCGATCTTGTGGGCGTCTACAAAAGCCTAAGTGATTGTCAGGCTCAAGTTGGAACTTCC ATATGTGATCCACCTGTTAGTGTGTACAAAGGCCACTCCATGCCCAAGGACACAGAGAAGTATCTTCTCTCTTGTGGGCTTAAAAATGCTCTTTATTCCATCAGAGCTTCTGATCTTACTCAAGATCTTTTTGGCACCCTTGTTCAGTGCGCTCCTCAG CTTTCTTCTTCAAGAGGTGAAACATCTAGTGATCCCGGGACGAAGAAGAGGCCACAAGAAGCTTTATGGTCGGATTATGGG GAGGTTGCAGGTTCAACATTGACCTCAAATGATGCCTTACAAAAGCATTTCAAGTTAGATTCTAATGGAGGCGACCAGAATCAATCCGTTTGT CAATCTTGTACTCTTGAATTTGACGGTGCTTCGAAAGGAAATCCTGGCCAAGCGGGGGCTGGAGCTGTACTGCGGTCGGATGATGGAAGTTTG ATTTGTCGATTGCGTGAAGGCTTAGGTGTAGCCACCAATAATTCTGCAGAATATCGTGCCTTTATATTAGGGATGAAATATGCACTAGGAAAAGGCTTTACAAGTGTTAAAGTCCGAGGGGATTCCAAACTTGTTTGCATGCAG GTCAAGGGTCTATGGAAGGTTAAAAACCAAAGCATCTCCTGCTTGTTTGAAGAAGCAAAGAAATTGAAGGATAGGTTTCTTTCCTTCCAAATCATTCATGTTCTGAGG GACTTGAACTCAGAGGCCGATGCTCAGGCTAACTTGGCTGTTGAACTTGCTG AGGGACAAATTCAAGAGGAGATTGATAAATAG
- the LOC140871894 gene encoding UDP-glycosyltransferase 74B1: protein MEEMPTTTIPHIVVLPYPGQGHINPLLQFAKRLASKGVKATIATTRYTVGSIQAAGITVEPISDGYDHGGFTQAQNEDAYLKSFKHNGTKTLSQLIKKYRNTSFPITCIVYDSFFPWALDVAHQHAILGASFFTNSATVCAIFSHIHDGTLALPVDFEPLVLPGLPPLKGCDVPGFIKAPESYPAYLAMKLSQFSNLDEADFVFGNSFQELEGEEAKSVAKSWPAKLIGPTVPSYYLDGRIEGDKGYGASLWKPLSDHCAKWLATKPPKSVAYISFGSMVKLTSKQTEELAFALMHSDIHFLWVVRDTERHKLPTQFVDATQHRGLIVSWCNQLEVLANGAVGCFVTHCGWNSTLEGLSLGVPMVAIPQWSDQMTDAKFIEEVWGVGVRCREDEFGVVRSEEALFCLREVMEGEKSEAMRRNARKWRDLARGAVGEGGSSDECVDEFVANLKIVKAQKGERCVA from the exons ATGGAAGAAATGCCCACGACGACCATTCCCCATATAGTAGTCCTCCCATACCCCGGCCAAGGCCACATAAATCCCCTCCTCCAATTCGCCAAACGCCTCGCCTCCAAGGGCGTCAAGGCCACCATAGCCACCACCCGCTACACCGTCGGATCCATCCAAGCCGCCGGTATCACGGTGGAGCCGATCTCCGATGGCTATGACCACGGTGGCTTCACTCAAGCACAAAATGAAGATGCTTACCTCAAGTCATTCAAACACAACGGGACCAAAACACTCTCACAACTAATCAAAAAGTACCGAAACACCAGCTTCCCTATAACTTGCATAGTCTACGACTCGTTTTTCCCATGGGCTCTCGATGTAGCCCATCAGCATGCCATACTTGGCGCGTCTTTTTTCACGAACTCAGCCACGGTTTGCGCCATTTTCAGCCACATACACGACGGTACTCTAGCGTTACCGGTGGATTTCGAGCCTTTGGTGTTGCCCGGTTTGCCGCCATTGAAGGGGTGCGATGTGCCTGGTTTCATCAAGGCACCCGAAAGCTACCCGGCTTACCTGGCTATGAAATTGAGTCAGTTCTCCAACTTGGACGAGGCAGATTTTGTTTTTGGCAACTCTTTCCAAGAATTGGAAGGCGAG gAGGCGAAAAGTGTAGCAAAGTCATGGCCAGCCAAACTCATAGGACCAACGGTGCCATCCTACTACCTAGATGGAAGGATCGAAGGAGACAAAGGCTACGGCGCCAGCCTATGGAAGCCCCTGAGCGACCACTGCGCGAAATGGCTCGCAACCAAGCCACCGAAATCAGTCGCATACATATCCTTCGGCAGCATGGTTAAGTTAACCTCGAAACAGACCGAAGAGCTAGCGTTCGCACTAATGCATAGCGACATACACTTCCTGTGGGTCGTGAGAGACACGGAACGCCACAAACTCCCGACGCAGTTCGTGGACGCGACCCAACACAGGGGACTGATCGTTTCATGGTGCAACCAGCTGGAGGTGCTGGCGAACGGAGCCGTGGGTTGCTTCGTGACGCATTGCGGATGGAACTCCACGTTGGAAGGGCTGTCGTTAGGCGTCCCGATGGTGGCGATCCCGCAGTGGTCGGATCAAATGACCGATGCCAAGTTTATAGAGGAGGTGTGGGGGGTGGGGGTGAGGTGTAGAGAGGACGAGTTTGGTGTGGTGAGGAGTGAAGAGGCTTTGTTTTGTTTGAGAGAGGTGATGGAGGGGGAGAAAAGTGAGGCTATGAGGCGAAATGCTAGGAAATGGAGGGATTTGGCTAGGGGAGCTGTTGGTGAAGGGGGGAGCTCGGATGAGTGTGTTGATGAATTTGTGGCAaatttgaagattgtgaaagctCAAAAGGGAGAAAGATGTGTAGCTTAA
- the LOC140871696 gene encoding DNA polymerase lambda encodes MAPKRSKSPPSDPHGMFSQMIVFLIETGVKAGQLQIWKHKLVQMGAKTEVRLSKKVTHIFAADFNSLRKKIDQESLNRFKGKVVNYQWLEDSLRIGEKVPEDSYILSAGTEGAAIGNNLEENRTKVNPLRDYNPSQQKKLRTSIGSEESNEVSENAHRHSSKSNIASGSPGSSRSLSPEVTSPTNYDQSRDVSKSEASLLYDPPDLNRNITDIFKKLIDIYRALGDDRRSFSYYKAIPVIEKLPFRIESADQVKHQPGIGKSLQDHIQEIVNTGKLSKLEHFEKDEKVRTISLFGEVWGIGPTTASKLYEKGHRTLDDLRNEDSLTNSQMIGLKYFDDIKTRIPRHEVQEMENLLQKVGEEISPGAKIVCGGSYRRGKATCGDLDIIITHPDGKSHIGLLPKFVRRLKDINFLREDLVFSVHSEEGTDSGVDTYFGLCTYPGRELRHRIDLKVFPREIYAFGLIAWTGNDVLNRRLRLLAETKGFRLDDTGLFPATQSSGGKRGSKGSASLKFATEKQVFDFLEFPWLEPNQRNL; translated from the exons ATGGCGCCAAAGAGGAGCAAATCTCCACCGTCTGATCCCCACGGGATGTTTTCTCAAATGATTGTCTTCCTTATCGAGACCGGAGTAAAAGCTGGTCAACTGCAG ATATGGAAGCACAAATTGGTGCAAATGGGTGCGAAAACTGAGGTTCGTTTATCCAAAAAGGTCACGCACATTTTTGCTGCGGATTTCAattctcttcgcaagaaaatcgACCAGGAAAGCTTAAACCGCTTTAAAGGA AAAGTCGTCAACTATCAGTGGCTAGAGGACAGCTTGAGAATAGGAGAAAAAGTTCCAGAAGATTCGTACATTCTATCTGCTGGTACTGAGGGAGCTGCTATAGGCAACAATCTTGAGGAGAACCGTACAAAAGTAAATCCTTTGAGAGATTACAATCCCTCTCAACAGAAGAAGCTTAGAACATCTATCGGGTCAGAAGAAAGCAATGAAGTTTCAGAAAATGCCCATCGTCATTCTTCCAAATCGAATATTGCAAGTGGTTCACCTGGTTCCTCACGCTCTCTAAGCCCAGAAGTGACAAGTCCAACAAATTATGATCAAAGTAGAGAT GTCTCTAAATCCGAAGCATCATTGCTTTATGATCCTCCAGATTTGAACAGGAATATAACTGATATATTTAAGAAGCTCATTGACATTTACAGAG CCTTAGGTGATGATAGGAGGTCTTTTAGCTATTACAAAGCTATCCCAGTCATTGAAAAGCTACCTTTTAGAATTGAAAGTGCAGACCAGGTCAAGCACCAACCTGGGATTGGAAAGTCATTGCAGGATCAT ATTCAGGAGATAGTAAACACTGGGAAGCTATCCAAGTTGGAGCACTTCGAGAAGGATGAAAAG GTTCGTACAATCAGCTTATTCGGAGAAGTATGGGGCATCGGACCTACTACGGCAAGTAAACTTTACGAGAAAGGACACAGGACCCTGGATGACTTGAGGAACGAGGATTCACTAACAAATTCCCAGATGATAGGTTTAAAATACTTTGATGACATCAAGACTAGAATTCCTCGTCATGAG GTTCAAGAAATGGAAAATCTTCTGCAAAAAGTTGGAGAAGAGATTTCACCTGGG GCAAAGATTGTCTGTGGAGGATCATATAGACGTGGGAAGGCCACTTGTGGGGATTTGGACATTATTATTACTCATCCTGATGGAAAAAG TCATATTGGCCTTCTTCCAAAATTTGTGAGGCGCCTCAAGGACATAAATTTCTTAAGAGAAGATCTTGTATTTAGTGTTCATAGTGAGGAG GGTACTGACTCTGGAGTGGACACATATTTTGGTCTCTGCACTTATCCAGGTCGAGAGTTGCGACATCGCATAGATCTCAAG GTATTTCCCAGAGAGATTTATGCATTTGGTTTAATAGCATGGACAGGGAATGATGTTCTCAACAGGAG GCTGAGATTATTGGCGGAAACAAAGGGATTCAGACTTGATGACACTGGTCTGTTTCCAGCGACTCAAAGTTCAGGTGGCAAACGG GGGAGCAAAGGTAGTGCAAGCTTAAAGTTTGCAACTGAAAAACAGGTGTTTGATTTCCTTGAATTCCCATGGCTCGAACCCAACCAAAGGAATCTATGA
- the LOC140871578 gene encoding snakin-2-like yields MAFSSCKIILAAILLFFFAQVSSDVGIERVKGAANRRLLPYIDCGGLCKARCSLHSRPNLCARACGTCCARCKCVPPGTFGNRELCGTCYTDMTTHANKTKCP; encoded by the exons ATGGCTTTTTCTTCTTGTAAGATAATTCTAGCTGCAATTCTACTCTTCTTCTTTGCTCAG GTGTCGTCTGATGTCGGAATTGAACGAGTAAAAGGTGCCGCTAATAGAAGGCTTTTACCGTATATAG ATTGTGGAGGATTATGCAAGGCGAGGTGCAGCTTACACTCGAGGCCGAATTTGTGCGCAAGGGCTTGCGGCACTTGCTGTGCCCGCTGCAAATGTGTGCCGCCGGGAACCTTCGGCAACAGGGAACTGTGTGGGACTTGCTACACCGATATGACCACACATGCAAACAAAACCAAGTGCCCTTGA
- the LOC140872312 gene encoding protein PLASTID REDOX INSENSITIVE 2, chloroplastic-like, translating to MASSISTATSILHNSSSSSYASSNIVPSNPIPSFLSKPKSTPLLHVHSSVIGFKRRDNFICRAEKEYKFPDPIPEFADSETEKFRTHLIKKLSKKEDMFGDSVEEVVGICTQILSDFLHSEYGGPGTLLVIPFIDMADTLNERGLPGGPQAARAAVKWAQDHVDEDWKEWTT from the exons ATGGCTTCCTCCATATCTACTGCAACATCAATCCTTCacaattcttcttcttcttcttatgcTTCTTCAAATATTGTTCCCTCGAATCCAATTCCCTCTTTTCTAAGTAAACCCAAGAGTACTCCTCTCCTTCATGTTCATTCTTCTGTAATTGGTTTCAAAAGAAGGGACAACTTCATTTGCCGGGCCGAGAAGGAGTACAAGTTCCCAGACCCCATCCCAGAATTTGCTGATTCT GAGACCGAGAAGTTCAGGACTCATTTGATTAAGAAGCTATCCAAGAAAGAAGATATGTTCGGGGATTCAGTGGAAGAAGTTGTCGGAATCTGTACTCAG ATACTCAGTGATTTCTTGCACTCAGAATACGGTGGTCCAGGAACTCTATTGGTGATTCCTTTCATCGACATGGCCGACACTTTGAATGAGAGAGGTTTACCTGGAGGACCTCAGGCCGCTCGAGCCGCCGTAAAATGGGCTCAAGATCACGTCGACGAGGATTGGAAAGAGTGGACTACATGA
- the LOC140871691 gene encoding uncharacterized protein isoform X3, giving the protein MKDDKEAFFVVRKGDLVGVYKSLSDCQAQVGTSICDPPVSVYKGHSMPKDTEKYLLSCGLKNALYSIRASDLTQDLFGTLVQCAPQLSSSRGETSSDPGTKKRPQEALWSDYGEVAGSTLTSNDALQKHFKLDSNGGDQNQSVCQSCTLEFDGASKGNPGQAGAGAVLRSDDGSLICRLREGLGVATNNSAEYRAFILGMKYALGKGFTSVKVRGDSKLVCMQVKGLWKVKNQSISCLFEEAKKLKDRFLSFQIIHVLRDLNSEADAQANLAVELAEGQIQEEIDK; this is encoded by the exons ATGAAGGACGACAAGGAAGCATTTTTTGTAGTTCGTAAAGGCGATCTTGTGGGCGTCTACAAAAGCCTAAGTGATTGTCAGGCTCAAGTTGGAACTTCC ATATGTGATCCACCTGTTAGTGTGTACAAAGGCCACTCCATGCCCAAGGACACAGAGAAGTATCTTCTCTCTTGTGGGCTTAAAAATGCTCTTTATTCCATCAGAGCTTCTGATCTTACTCAAGATCTTTTTGGCACCCTTGTTCAGTGCGCTCCTCAG CTTTCTTCTTCAAGAGGTGAAACATCTAGTGATCCCGGGACGAAGAAGAGGCCACAAGAAGCTTTATGGTCGGATTATGGG GAGGTTGCAGGTTCAACATTGACCTCAAATGATGCCTTACAAAAGCATTTCAAGTTAGATTCTAATGGAGGCGACCAGAATCAATCCGTTTGT CAATCTTGTACTCTTGAATTTGACGGTGCTTCGAAAGGAAATCCTGGCCAAGCGGGGGCTGGAGCTGTACTGCGGTCGGATGATGGAAGTTTG ATTTGTCGATTGCGTGAAGGCTTAGGTGTAGCCACCAATAATTCTGCAGAATATCGTGCCTTTATATTAGGGATGAAATATGCACTAGGAAAAGGCTTTACAAGTGTTAAAGTCCGAGGGGATTCCAAACTTGTTTGCATGCAG GTCAAGGGTCTATGGAAGGTTAAAAACCAAAGCATCTCCTGCTTGTTTGAAGAAGCAAAGAAATTGAAGGATAGGTTTCTTTCCTTCCAAATCATTCATGTTCTGAGG GACTTGAACTCAGAGGCCGATGCTCAGGCTAACTTGGCTGTTGAACTTGCTG AGGGACAAATTCAAGAGGAGATTGATAAATAG